The Helicoverpa armigera isolate CAAS_96S chromosome 5, ASM3070526v1, whole genome shotgun sequence sequence aatttgataaaattattccattttaaccgacttcccaaaaaggaggaggttacacatacacatcgattactccgaggtttatagaccgatttacgtgattctttttttgttcgacttggaatagctgccagttggtcccatagtcatcaggtcaggatctgatgatggaaaccctgagaaatcgagggcaaccttcaaaagttgtaggcatacatagggtaaaaacttgacactcaggtgtacgcctaaaagcactattcaactgtgaagatttggagctgacctgatgatggagaccagagagggtcgattgaactcgacaactgaatatgtaaactacctcgtgtttgggcttaaattatttgtattgataagacctttgcaacagtgaaggtttggagctgacctgatgatggagaccagagaaagtcgagggatctcgacaactgaatatgtaaactacctcgtgtttgggcttaaattattcgtattgacaagacctatgcaacagtgaaggtttggagctgacctgatgatggagaccagagaaagtcgagggaactcgacaactgaatatgtaaaatacctcgtttggacttatattctttgtattcatgagaacttcccacttgtatggatagtgacaactatacgtatcactgaaaagctttaaataaataacctttttacaaaaaaattaaaccgacttcccaaaacactaaaaagcaaaaaataaaactaattgtaggtgcatcggcctagaagtcggtggcaaaattaacttagtaacatcccttagacaccgacttctaggcttttcaatttgcaaaatatgatttttgataatttatataattttcatctatagtcgataaggtaagaaaattaattaaaattttctagaatttttctctacagtcgataattatctttagccgttttctctaatattgtcaattgtttgtatactaaagagaattttaattctacaaaacaaataatagttttaaaacaaactaaaaagtagtaAAATGATTACAATGTTTCGCCCATAAAAGTGTGACTATAAACGGGAAGGTGGTTTTATGAAGTGAAATAGCGGGGAATTCATGAATTATATGATATTTCCCACTGTCTTTTTTGGTTTGAAAGCAagtttgttctttttttgttttttattaagaatTGGATGAAAGTATCCTTCTTATTTTTGGGTCTATGGGAGTCAATACAGGGTCATGTCCTATACCTACTATAGAATCTATAGGATGGAATCAGACCCATCATGACCCTTGGGACTCCCACACACTAAAGTATCACATTAATTACTGATATTAATGAATCAGACGGTGTATTATTATGGCAACATTATTatctaattcaataataataacattgtgCAACATTTCATAATACACATTGCAAATTACACAGCGTTTAATGTGAACGTGTGACGACGAAAGGTCGCAAGATCGAATAAAGTGCAATAGGTAATAGATCTCATGACAAAGTTGTAATCACAAACACTATTGCAATTAGTGAGAAAGGTTAAgggaaatatacatacatatatgtagggCGCTCGGTCATCGATGACTGGTGTGATTTCGTATGACGAATAAAATCTTGCAATATTTAATTCGGAACTTCTATGCATATATAATTAAAAGTCGTCGATAGTAGTCCCAtcatatttattacctacttttgaGATATTCCATACTTGACCCCTGACTGAAATAATGGAAGACTtgattcttgtttttttttttttgatagattTAGGTATTATAGGCGTCTCTCCCTAGACATATTAGCTTGTTCTGCTCATTACTTAATCCGGACTcgaattttatttctaattcaaatatttttttcttgcagCCAACGTATCCTCCAACGCTACACAGACGCAGGTCTTTCAAACGACGCGTTCCCCGTAAACACGCACCGTAGCATCAACGTAACAACAGCCTTGAACACTCCCGAAGAAAAAAAATTCAGATGTCGGGCGCTCCGGGTGACCTGGTCCGGGGAACTAGGCTGGGAACTCCATGTACCGTCCGCCCATGCTATACCTGTGTACAGGACTCTGAGCCGCGCTAAGGGACTTAAGAATGCTGGTTGGAGAGCTTTGACTTCGTTGAGTGCTGAAAAAGGTAGAGTAAACGTTATTTTGAAAGTTCCATGCGACAAAAGAAAGTCCCTTTAAGCTTTTTTGTCCTGGATATAGTAattataatatagtttttttttgtcccgAAAACCTCTCTAGAAAAGAAATTTCAAGTACCTAAAATGGGATAAATTGTTCGAATTCCAGGTTATCACTTATGGAACGCTGATTTGAGATCCGATGATAACCCGATTGAAGCTGGCTTGGGTTTCACTTGCAGAAAAGACGGCAATTTCATTGGCAATGAACACGTCACTAGAGCGAAAACGAACGGAGTCACCAAGAAATATGCTTTTTTCACACTCTATGACAAGGTTCGTGATCGTGATAGTGCTATTGATACGAGGATAAAGTATATTGAATCTTAGTGTAATTGATTTTGCCTTATTAGTATTGTGtatcaaaactaaaaattattatattgcatTCTAATCATTCCTAATATCTCTttatcaccacaccaagtaacGCTAAAGTCAACGTACAGAATAAGACTCCTTCAATAGAAAGATTTACTATTCTGTTTCAGGTTGCTCTCTTTGGCCAAGAAGCCATATTCAGAAATGGAGTACCAGTAGGCTATCTTAGGAGAGGAGACTACGCGTTCTTCCTAGACAAACCAATTGGTGTCGGCTATGTGACCAATAAAGGCTTGCCAGTGACCAGAGCCTTCTTGAAAGATGGCAAGTATGAGATCGAAGTTATGGGGAAAAAGCACAAAGCGAAGCTACACATTAGATCTCCATTCGACCCTAATGGACAAAGGTTGCTGGGCCATTATGGAGCTCGAGGCATGGATGAGAACACTCATGAGCCCCATGCTGGACAAAACGAAAGGGCAGGCGGCAGTGAATGAttgtttagtaaaatatttgttgtgatctcaataaaaacatttaaacgcgacttgtttattttcttatcattAAAACCGATAAATCAATAGAAAAGTACAGCTTCAAACTGAAACAACAAAATGTACAAAGTACCTAATACTTAAACGTACTTTGCAATGCATTTGGTGTCGTGGAGTCATCGAGATGATTTTTGAAGGTAGAGTCATGGTAAGAATCCACATACCATTGTTGTTATCGATGCGGTGAACGCTAAGGCCACGTTCACACGGCGACTATTCGATTCGATTTTTTCACGTATACGGTTTAccgtatatttttaagttttcatgTATATTCTGTTGTCACTACTTTATTCGATAAAATCTCGTATACGGTGTACGGGAAAATAATCGCCATGTGAACGTGGTCTAAGGGATCCTTTGTCTTTGTGCACGTACCGATGGCATTCTACACATTACTACTCAAGCATCATGGTTGTCTTTGCTGTTGTAACTGAGCCACGAGCCCCCGATTAGTTAATCATAGTCTGTGGCACAGGCTGTAAATCTTTATCTGTGGTAATcgtaatgtcaatgtcaaactcAATAAGTTAGGTTATGTtattgtgttgtaaataaaaacacggTAATATTCAGTAATATTTTTCGTTTATAAAGCTCAATAAAGTTTCGATCACCGTTATAATGTCTGTCACATTACATACTGATGTAGGTGATATAAAGATTGAATTATATTGTGAACAGTGTCCGAAGGCCTGTGAGAATTTCCTAGCATTATGTGCTAGTGATTATTATAACGGGTGCTTGTTTCATCGAAATATTAAGGTAATTAAGCAAGTTCAGTTATAATAGCATGCAGAATCATATCGTGTGAATTTCTggtataaataatttgtttgttgctCACAGGGTTTCATAGTCCAGACGGGAGACCCAACAGGTACAGGAAAAGGTGGAACATCAATTTGGGGACGAAAGTTTGAAGACGAATTCAAAGAAGAATTGAAGGTTCCTAACATTCCATGTACTTCTTGCAATTTTTTTCCATTACCTGATAATGTTGtgttaactttttaaatattattttcagcatAATCAAAGAGGCATGGTGAGCATGGCCAACAATGGTCCCAATTCAAATGGCAGTCAATTCTTCTTCACCTATGGAGAGCAACCACATTTAGATttgaaatatactttattcGGGAAGTAAGTATGATAGCCAGTACCAGTTTTATACTCGTTGATATCTCAATAATatagtaaattataatgttgCTTTTTTCTTTCAGAATAATTGATGGATTTGAAGCACTTGATGATTTAGAAAAAATGGCAGTCAACCCAAAAACTTACAGGCCACTCACAGAAGCAAAGATAACTTCAGTTACTATCCATGCGAACCCATTAGCTGGATAGTTATaactctaataaaataatattagctaAAACAATGTCTTTTATTCTTTCATAATGCAAATACAGCGAGAGAATCTTTCAATTCAGGAATTtctaatttcattttcacctcaaataaaatgatccaattttttaattcttttcaaataaaaatagcgAATAAGTATTGGACAACATTTATTgcagataaatatttacatatttctattTGCATAATGAGTTGTGTTTAgtatgtaaaaattaaaattatgtaattctcATGCATGTAGtttgaattattattgtaaaattgttGGTTTTGTGCAATACTGAATGAACCAGGTGAACTATTATCATGAATGCTAATTTTTAATTCTGAAAGCAAAGACCAAGAAAGTGTTTTAGTGTTTTTGAAAGTCTAATAGTTTTTACAATcatttataatacctaactACACTTTTAAGTACAGAATTcttatatttattcatattttcttaaatgcatgcataattatttaatagattGCATAATCATGATAATATTCATcggatgaaaataaaatcaattgtaattaaaacttaaaacagtATATTACTTACtaattaaacagttgtttcatgtatgttatttattactaattAATGTATATACAATTATGACTTCTGATAGGGACAGTATTTGTGCTATTTCTTTACCTTGTCACAGTATTAAAACAGGAATACTataccaaataaaaatacataaacataaaataggTACAGTTCACAATCTTTggataaataaaaagatttttgcCAATAGTACCATGGCAGTTTTTCAGACAG is a genomic window containing:
- the LOC110382188 gene encoding peptidyl-prolyl cis-trans isomerase-like 3, producing the protein MSVTLHTDVGDIKIELYCEQCPKACENFLALCASDYYNGCLFHRNIKGFIVQTGDPTGTGKGGTSIWGRKFEDEFKEELKHNQRGMVSMANNGPNSNGSQFFFTYGEQPHLDLKYTLFGKIIDGFEALDDLEKMAVNPKTYRPLTEAKITSVTIHANPLAG